A single window of Gadus morhua chromosome 22, gadMor3.0, whole genome shotgun sequence DNA harbors:
- the LOC115535456 gene encoding major histocompatibility complex class I-related gene protein isoform X2 has protein sequence MKALIGLLLLVFGHGVSSVLHSLQYFYTASSGLPTFPEFVVVGMVDGVQMVYDDNNTQRVVLKQAWMEQVIRDDPSYLERSNGLSLGSQQAFKDNIRTLKKRFNQKGGAHVYQEMYGCEWDDEDGSTDGYDHFGYDGEDFIELDLKYMTWVAPVQEAVTTKRKWDQNRGYNEQQKHYYTKQCVDWLKKYLSYGKSTLQRTVRPRVSLLQRSPSSPVVCHATGFYPDRVVVFWRRDGQELHEQVDPGEVLPNHDGTFQVSVDLNLTAVPQEDWGRYECVVQLKGIEDISTPLDPALIRTNWAAPPRSSTVDVVCLQRQLLEEVKMLRRTQEQLLQVEREKLLVEREKLRLAQAKFD, from the exons ATGAAGGCGCTAatagggctgctgctgttggtctttgGTCACGGTGTGTCCTCAG TGCTTCACTCTCTGCAGTATTTCTACACGGCGTCGTCTGGACTCCCAACCTTCCcagagtttgttgttgttgggatGGTGGATGGAGTTCAGATGGTTTACGATGACAACAACACCCAGAGAGTAGTCCTCAAACAGGCCTGGATGGAGCAGGTCATCAGAGATGACCCCTCCTACCTGGAGAGGAGCAATGGACTCTCTCTGGGTTCCCAGCAGGCCTTCAAAGACAACATTAGGACTCTGAAGAAGCGCTTTAACCAGAAAGGAG gtgcccaCGTATATCAGGAGATGTATGGttgtgagtgggatgatgaggatggttCTACTGATGGTTATGACCATTTTGGTTATGATGGAGAGGACTTCATAGAGTTGGACCTGAAGTACATGACCTGGGTCGCTCCAGTACAAGAGGCTGTCACCACCAAACGGAAATGGGATCAGAATAGAGGTTATAATGAACAGCAGAAGCACTACTACACCAAGCagtgtgttgattggctgaagaagtaCCTGTCCTATgggaagagcactctgcagagaacag ttcgtccgcgggtgtctctgctccagaggagcccctcctccccagtggtgtgccatgctacaggcttctaccctgacagggtggtggtgttctggaggagagacggccaggagctccatgagcaggtggaccccggggaggtcctccccaaccacgacgggaccttccaggtcagcgtggacctgaacctcacggccgtcccacaggaggactgggggaggtacgagtgtgtggttcagctgaaaggcatcgaggacatctccacccccctggaccccgccctcatcaggaccaactggg CTGCCCCACCCAGAAGCAGCACAGTGGACGTGGTCTGCCTTCAGCGTCAGCTTTTGGAGGAAGTTAAAATGCTGAGGCGTACTCAGGAGCAACTCCTGCAGGTGGAGAGGGAAAAGCTGCTCGTCGAGAGGGAGAAGCTTCGCCTTGCCCAAGCCaagtttgattaa
- the LOC115535456 gene encoding major histocompatibility complex class I-related gene protein isoform X1 — MKALIGLLLLVFGHGVSSVLHSLQYFYTASSGLPTFPEFVVVGMVDGVQMVYDDNNTQRVVLKQAWMEQVIRDDPSYLERSNGLSLGSQQAFKDNIRTLKKRFNQKGGAHVYQEMYGCEWDDEDGSTDGYDHFGYDGEDFIELDLKYMTWVAPVQEAVTTKRKWDQNRGYNEQQKHYYTKQCVDWLKKYLSYGKSTLQRTERPRVSLLQRSPSSPVVCHATGFYPDRVVVFWRRDGQELHEQVDPGEVLPNHDGTFQVSVDLNLTAVPQEDWGRYECVVQLKGIEDISTPLDPALIRTNWGKTGVGGDGAAPPRSSTVDVVCLQRQLLEEVKMLRRTQEQLLQVEREKLLVEREKLRLAQAKFD; from the exons ATGAAGGCGCTAatagggctgctgctgttggtctttgGTCACGGTGTGTCCTCAG TGCTTCACTCTCTGCAGTATTTCTACACGGCGTCGTCTGGACTCCCAACCTTCCcagagtttgttgttgttgggatGGTGGATGGAGTTCAGATGGTTTACGATGACAACAACACCCAGAGAGTAGTCCTCAAACAGGCCTGGATGGAGCAGGTCATCAGAGATGACCCCTCCTACCTGGAGAGGAGCAATGGACTCTCTCTGGGTTCCCAGCAGGCCTTCAAAGACAACATTAGGACTCTGAAGAAGCGCTTTAACCAGAAAGGAG gtgcccaCGTATATCAGGAGATGTATGGttgtgagtgggatgatgaggatggttCTACTGATGGTTATGACCATTTTGGTTATGATGGAGAGGACTTCATAGAGTTGGACCTGAAGTACATGACCTGGGTCGCTCCAGTACAAGAGGCTGTCACCACCAAACGGAAATGGGATCAGAATAGAGGTTATAATGAACAGCAGAAGCACTACTACACCAAGCagtgtgttgattggctgaagaagtaCCTGTCCTATgggaagagcactctgcagagaacag agcgtccgcgggtgtctctgctccagaggagcccctcctccccagtggtgtgccatgctacaggcttctaccctgacagggtggtggtgttctggaggagagacggccaggagctccatgagcaggtggaccccggggaggtcctccccaaccacgacgggaccttccaggtcagcgtggaccttaacctcacggccgtcccacaggaggactgggggaggtacgagtgtgtggtccagctgaaaggcatcgaggacatctccacccccctggaccccgccctcatcaggaccaactgggggaagactggtgttggaggggatggag CTGCCCCACCCAGAAGCAGCACAGTGGACGTGGTCTGCCTTCAGCGTCAGCTTTTGGAGGAAGTTAAAATGCTGAGGCGTACTCAGGAGCAACTCCTGCAGGTGGAGAGGGAAAAGCTGCTCGTCGAGAGGGAGAAGCTTCGCCTTGCCCAAGCCaagtttgattaa